Below is a window of Camelina sativa cultivar DH55 chromosome 11, Cs, whole genome shotgun sequence DNA.
gggttcaggTTCGGTTCTTATCGGGTTCGGATTATTTGGGTATTGACTTTCAAAAATCTgtaatgtatttaaaatatattcggTTATGGATAGTATATACTCGAACATATCCAAAGTACCCACAAAAACCTGACATGTAcccacaaaacccaaaaaacctgAAATATAACCTTACAAACAGTTATATAATctaacaaattcaacaaaaaacagtgaactaaatcttaaacaaatgaaactaaGCATATCATGgaatcttaaacaaatgaaactgagcaTACCATGTCTCGCAAAACAATTCATATGTGATAGTGTGATATCGTGTATAATTGTTCTCGGATATAAACATGTATCTTCGGTtcctcgggttcggttcgggtaatatCCGATACTTGTGGTTATTTGAAAACGAAAATCTATTGGTTATTTAGACAGAATTGGTTCGGGTCGGATTCGGGtattttcgggtcgggttcggttcgggtcggttccTCGATTTCTGTTTATTTGTCCAGGCCTAAATAAAACACActagtgacaaaaaaaaaaaaaaattcatcatcaAAATTTGAACTCACTCCCGTAGATATCCAAACGCTTCGGGAGAGGCTCAAGAGAGAGTCATCATCCTCGTCTTCCTCGTCAAAGCAGCTTCGTTTGTCGACGTTTGTGATAATATATTCATATGCGTTAACTTGCGTAGTTAGAGCTCGAGGTGGAGATCCCAATAGACCTGTCGGGTGTGTGTTTGCTGCGGATTGTCGAAATATAGTCACTCCACCGATCCCATCAAGTTATTTTGGTAATTGCGCCATTGGTACTGGTAGAATGTCATTAACTGCAGATACGTTTATGGGTGAAGAAGGGTTTTTGGCTTCTACAAGGTTGGTGAGCGAATTGGTTGAGGGACTGGACGAGGGTGTGGTGTGGAAGATCCCAGATTTTGttgagttatctagaagtcttCCAAAAGGAGCACAGTTTCTATCTGTTTCGGGTTCGACCCGGTTTGGAGTATACGGGTTGGATTTCGGATGGGGCAGACTGGAGAAAGTGGTAGTTGTGTCCATTGATCAAGGCGAAGCGATTTCCTTGGCGGAGAGTAGAGATGGAAATGGCGGTGTGGAGGTTGGCTTCTCTCTCAAGAAACATGAAATGGATGCTCTCATTGATTTGCTCCATAACGGACTAAAAGTTTGACAACTCTTTTcctcaaaataaaattgtaagagCATCTCCagtagtataattttattataaatttcacattatTTAAACTTAAGAACTTCATTAAGAGATTTTTCAATGACTTCTCCAATGGTAAAACCTTATTAGGGCATCATCATTAACCAGCCGTCCAGCCCTTAATGGGTCTCTTAACTTTaaattaacattaaatttaatattagtttaatttaaacctcactaactatatatattatatattctttttgtcaacagtTTTAATAGATTAGCTCAAAGGAAGTCAACTCCaagaaaaattgtttacaaagcTAATAGCGCGGTTCGGTACAAATTTTTTGTGCCAAGAAATTTGCTTTAGCATTTGCactataaaaaataagagaaaaagaaaaagtagagaACTTTCTTTGTCACACTTGATCTCGTCCAAATAAATTGAAAAGATCGGCCATTCGGAAGGAGAAAACACGAATCTAAGTAGTCGGTGAATAAAACTATGTCGCTATTACCCACACTAATCATACACTTCATCGCCCAAACTAAAAGCTTCAACCTCTCCATATAACATAGATAAATTACGTCCTAAGGTTCGCTGCTCCATAGTAGGTCGGCCACTAACTATGTATAttagtttttctctttctgttgTGGTGAACCTTAAATATGAGTGTCTTAAGAATTAAAAGTtaactaggagatatcccgtgcttaaagcatgagtcaatatttttaaaaaaaattataatataataataaaagttattgttatatttaaaaaaaaaattattttgtttgggatactaattattttagaatattatagtattttatttttgacatattattacagttttatattgtttgtttgttgtatttgcatcattattttgtgaaatataaaatagtaattttaatattataattatgaacaaataaaaattattaatttatcatctatttaaatttagttttaccaaccggtcaatgtggaaattaaaacacacatttttcatagattgagtaatatatcttcatttttaaatatttcaaatcacaacatatgcaggaaaaacttctgcattttattaatcataagtattatatgaaaattccaaacaatttgtaaataaaataaaataaagatgataggagaatcataatttgaaatcttaacaaaattttcgaatttagttattaaaactaattatattgtatacttggatataaaatcttagtttttaaaattctaattggtttttattttatttttaaaaatatttactaatttcgtccataatttattagagaaagaaaatatttttatttttatttttttagattttttaatatttgatctgtgagtgtttttattttttaattaattatatttatttaaattaataaattaagcttaactaaaattttctattggcaattgaatgtaatttattACCCATTtgaaggttagtttcatatttgtacttctcaattaatataataggattatttatagaaaatgtgttttttttttaatataatttataatgtaacaaatgttggttagtatttatacaaaataagaatagtaaaactataaattataattataatacatcttagaaaaacataaatatattacattatacatacttttaaacatatgttacaatacatagaaaaacaaattagtctatttttattcttttttttactgcAAACTCCTGTTATATATCATCTTAGTCGAAAACAAAGTTTCAAGTCACTACAAAACATATGAAGACAGAGCTTCCAAAACATAAGAAAGCAGAGAACTATTAGCCTCCCTTGAGATCGTTTACAACATCGTAAAGGACTGGTGTCACAGTCTCCAAGGTCATTTCTTCGACCATGACTCCTGGTTTGGGTCCTTTAGGTTGTCTCTTGGTGCTTATTGTCTCACCATTGGCTATGGCTGCAGCTTTGAGctcatcattcttcttcttcctcagcttgaACTCCTCAACATACCTTGATTGCTACACATGCTCCACACGCACATGAATCCTCTTCCTTATGATTCTGTTGTCAATCTATTTGTTGACTTCAACCAGACGGTGCGTTTGGTGACGTTCCAGATGATAGATAAGGGAATATACAATATTCTCTTACCATCTATGTATAGACAATACTTGGAGAAC
It encodes the following:
- the LOC104728349 gene encoding phenolic glucoside malonyltransferase 1-like encodes the protein MYLRFLGFGSVRARGGDPNRPVGCVFAADCRNIVTPPIPSSYFGNCAIGTGRMSLTADTFMGEEGFLASTRLVSELVEGLDEGVVWKIPDFVELSRSLPKGAQFLSVSGSTRFGVYGLDFGWGRLEKVVVVSIDQGEAISLAESRDGNGGVEVGFSLKKHEMDALIDLLHNGLKV